The nucleotide window CATATGATAAATTTTGATTATTTAAAACAATTTTTAAATTATGATTAAATTGAAGTGAAATATTAGTATTATACAAGTTGTTTCCAATCAATGCTAATTGATCCGTACTTAAACTACTTGACATAATCATTCCGCCAAACAAGGTAATAATAATTCCTAACATTAAAAATAGCCCTAAAACTTGTAAACTATTTCTAGTAAAACTTAATCAAAAATTCTTAAATAAATGTCTTATCCGCATCACTTTTCATCTCCATATACTTAAATTAGTTTAATCATATTACATTGTTGTTTATTTTTCGAAATGATATTTTGATTTTGTTGCTAATTTTTGTAATGCATCACGAGCTGCTAATTGCTCAGCTTCTTTATGAGTATAACCGCATCCTTCACCATACCGAATCCCCCCAATTTCTGCAACCACAGTATATAAAACTCGATTTCCTTCTAATGGTGGTGATTCTTTAATCAATTTATATTCTAATGTTCGAGCATCACCAGCCTGTAAAAATTCTTGTAATTCAGTTTTGTAATCTCGAATTTGGTCAAAAAAACCAGGATTAGAAACCATTCTAATAAGAGTATTATTAATAAAAGTACGAACGACCTCTTCACCTAAATCAAGATATAATGCAGCAATCATTGATTCATAAATATCAGCTAAAATACGATTTTTTTCATATCCTTTTGTTTTAATTTCTCCTTTTCCTAATAATAAGAAAGGTGCTCAATTCATTCGACGAACTAATTCTGCTAATGTTCCTTCACGAACAATTTTACTACGTAAATTAGTAATTTCACCTTCATTTTTATCAGGAAAAATTAAAAATAAGTACAAGGAAATTTCTTTTGCTAAAATTGCATCGCCCAAAAATTCCATTCGTTGATAAGTATAACTTAAATTATGCTCATTTGCATAAGAATTATGGGTTAATGCTTCTAAATAATATTGTCGTTCTTTAATAAAAACATGATATTGTTTAAAAAAAGCTTTTAATTCAATAAAAAGTTGTTCCGGCTGTTTATTTATAAACTGCATCGTATAATTAATCCCCCTTTAACAATTTTACTGTCATTTTTTGAACAAAGTCATTGACAACTGCCGTACGAGTTAATTCTAAAGTACTAATTCATGATTTTGCATCACTACTGCCATGAGTTTTAACAGCAATTGCTTTTAATCCTAAGACTAATGCTGCTGCATTATTTCGATAATCAAAGGTTTCACGAACTCCCCGAAAAGCTTTTCGCAAAGAAAAAGCTTTTAATTTTCGATAAAAATTCTTTGTTAATTCGTGTTTAATAACACCCATTAAATTCTTTGCCATTCCTTCCAATGTTTTTAGCGCAATATTCCCAGTAAAACCATCTGTTACAACAATGTCAACAACATCACTAGTAATATCACGTGGTTCAATATTTCCTTTAAAAAAAATTTTTTTATTATTTGCTAATAATTTATAAGCTTCTTTATG belongs to Spiroplasma melliferum and includes:
- a CDS encoding ribonuclease III encodes the protein MQFINKQPEQLFIELKAFFKQYHVFIKERQYYLEALTHNSYANEHNLSYTYQRMEFLGDAILAKEISLYLFLIFPDKNEGEITNLRSKIVREGTLAELVRRMNWAPFLLLGKGEIKTKGYEKNRILADIYESMIAALYLDLGEEVVRTFINNTLIRMVSNPGFFDQIRDYKTELQEFLQAGDARTLEYKLIKESPPLEGNRVLYTVVAEIGGIRYGEGCGYTHKEAEQLAARDALQKLATKSKYHFEK